Proteins from a single region of Paenibacillus sp. BIHB 4019:
- the fmt gene encoding methionyl-tRNA formyltransferase: MRIVFMGTPEFAVPSLQLLINNGYEVVAVVTQPDRPKGRKRTLTPPPVKEAALALGLPVLQPERMRSSEAVEALAQYRPDLIVTAAYGQILPKGVLELPRLGCINVHGSLLPRYRGGAPIQRAIINGEKVTGVTIMYMAEGLDTGDMISKVEVAITDEDTSGSLFEKLSAAGAELLEQTLPGIISGEATATEQQHELATYAPNLTREDERIDWAKSARQIYNQVRGLSPMAGAFTYLNGELFKVWACAKPAETSGAGSAAAALPGTVREASGAGITVQTGDGVLVLAQIQPAGKKAMSAADWLKGSRLAEGTVFGEASIANGAEQ; this comes from the coding sequence ATGCGTATTGTATTTATGGGGACGCCGGAGTTCGCCGTCCCTTCTTTGCAGTTGTTAATCAATAACGGCTATGAGGTCGTGGCAGTTGTCACGCAGCCGGACCGTCCAAAGGGGCGTAAGCGGACGCTTACGCCTCCGCCTGTGAAAGAAGCGGCACTAGCCTTAGGCTTGCCGGTATTGCAGCCTGAGCGTATGCGCAGCAGCGAAGCGGTAGAGGCGCTGGCGCAGTATCGCCCTGATTTAATCGTGACCGCAGCCTATGGTCAGATTTTGCCTAAAGGTGTGCTGGAGCTGCCGCGTCTTGGCTGCATTAACGTTCATGGCTCGCTGCTGCCACGCTATCGCGGAGGGGCGCCGATTCAACGCGCGATTATTAACGGCGAGAAGGTAACTGGCGTTACAATTATGTATATGGCTGAAGGGCTGGACACTGGAGATATGATCAGCAAGGTGGAAGTTGCGATTACGGATGAGGATACATCGGGATCGCTGTTTGAAAAGCTTAGCGCGGCTGGCGCAGAGCTGCTGGAGCAGACGCTGCCGGGCATTATTTCAGGCGAAGCGACGGCTACGGAGCAGCAGCACGAGCTTGCTACTTACGCGCCTAACTTGACGCGTGAGGACGAACGGATCGATTGGGCGAAGTCCGCCCGCCAAATCTATAATCAAGTGCGCGGCCTGTCGCCGATGGCCGGTGCATTCACTTATTTGAACGGCGAGCTGTTCAAAGTATGGGCTTGCGCCAAGCCAGCGGAGACATCTGGCGCGGGTAGTGCTGCTGCAGCGCTGCCGGGAACGGTGCGCGAAGCAAGTGGAGCGGGCATCACCGTACAGACGGGTGATGGCGTGCTCGTGCTTGCGCAAATTCAGCCAGCAGGCAAAAAAGCAATGTCAGCTGCTGACTGGCTGAAAGGCTCACGGCTGGCTGAAGGGACTGTCTTCGGCGAAGCAAGCATAGCAAACGGTGCAGAGCAATGA
- the def gene encoding peptide deformylase, protein MAIRIIVKDPDPVLREPAMEVTKFNSNLKKLLKDMAETMYDADGVGLAAPQVGISKRVIVVDIGDENGLIEMVNPVIVEEEGEQLGPEGCLSIPNLNGDVMRSDRIVVKGQNSDGETFMVEAQGFLSRAFQHEVDHLNGILFTDLAESVYDISERQKKGGE, encoded by the coding sequence ATGGCCATTCGTATTATTGTAAAAGATCCTGATCCCGTTTTGAGGGAGCCAGCTATGGAAGTTACTAAATTTAATTCCAACTTGAAAAAGCTGCTTAAAGATATGGCGGAAACGATGTATGACGCTGATGGCGTCGGTCTAGCTGCTCCGCAGGTCGGCATTTCCAAGCGTGTCATCGTGGTAGATATCGGCGATGAGAACGGACTGATCGAAATGGTCAATCCGGTCATCGTAGAAGAAGAAGGCGAGCAGCTCGGACCTGAGGGCTGCCTAAGTATTCCGAACTTAAACGGAGATGTGATGCGTTCAGACCGCATCGTCGTAAAAGGTCAAAACTCCGATGGAGAGACGTTTATGGTTGAAGCACAAGGCTTCCTCTCGCGTGCGTTCCAGCATGAGGTTGACCATTTGAACGGCATTTTGTTCACGGATCTCGCAGAGAGCGTGTACGACATTTCCGAAAGACAGAAAAAAGGCGGCGAATAA
- a CDS encoding molecular chaperone DnaJ — translation MEDVKQAYAKLGLPENASKEEVEKRYTLLLRQSRSRAQTADNEETTADEFSQVTAAYKRILEAEDQKFKQAFNEKEYGKFKNMASAAEKTDHFWRYYKYHVFGGIVAIALIIYGVIAYMDHREEQRYLASLPPVDLSVMYFGEYFTEDNKQDMAVLEQSLLDKFPEWKRFKVNLTYVPLDAKDAVDMASQQKAMVVLATEKPDIYILDTASFDWISPQGVLQNLDDAVSGELKSSVTESELVKKTTKDEPDEHVYGIDISNSPLVKNLSVLTPKNYIVGVRVNSENTDKAIQFIDKFLQAK, via the coding sequence ATGGAAGATGTAAAACAAGCCTACGCGAAGCTGGGCCTTCCCGAAAACGCTTCAAAAGAAGAGGTCGAGAAGCGCTATACCCTGTTGCTCCGCCAATCCCGCTCCCGCGCGCAAACCGCAGACAATGAGGAGACAACGGCAGATGAATTCAGCCAAGTGACCGCCGCTTATAAACGGATACTTGAAGCGGAGGACCAGAAGTTCAAGCAAGCGTTCAATGAGAAGGAATATGGAAAGTTTAAAAATATGGCGTCTGCCGCAGAGAAAACCGACCATTTCTGGCGCTACTATAAATACCATGTTTTCGGTGGCATTGTGGCGATTGCTCTCATTATTTATGGCGTTATAGCTTATATGGACCATCGCGAGGAGCAGCGGTATTTGGCAAGCCTGCCGCCTGTGGATTTATCGGTCATGTATTTTGGCGAGTATTTTACAGAGGACAATAAGCAGGATATGGCTGTTCTTGAGCAATCGCTGCTGGACAAGTTTCCCGAATGGAAACGATTTAAAGTTAACCTGACCTATGTGCCGCTTGATGCTAAAGATGCAGTCGATATGGCTTCCCAGCAAAAAGCGATGGTCGTCCTGGCGACGGAAAAGCCCGATATCTACATTCTCGATACAGCCAGCTTCGACTGGATTAGCCCGCAGGGCGTTCTGCAAAACCTCGATGATGCAGTGAGCGGCGAGCTGAAGTCCTCGGTTACTGAGAGCGAGTTGGTCAAAAAAACGACGAAGGATGAACCAGACGAGCATGTCTACGGCATCGATATCAGCAACAGCCCGCTGGTGAAAAATCTCTCCGTGCTGACGCCGAAAAATTATATTGTCGGCGTTCGAGTGAACAGCGAGAATACAGATAAAGCGATTCAATTTATCGACAAGTTTTTGCAAGCGAAGTAA
- a CDS encoding LUD domain-containing protein, with the protein MAEQTHEQWLEELAADSRRKQDAFMNDIANKLGRPRAIEKPVHPFRGAPDFWQEYEWTLEERIERFTANFHSNGGHVSHLSTMDEAKQFIKDKATELGARYMIRQNQPELAEMKLEEALPNVSLSVWNSDENENWKARAAEADFGIVVADYAAAYTSSIAVLSGKDKGRSVSLLPTVLIVIIPLERLKTKLGEILIPLDEAGRESLPAGIHFISGPSRSSDIENDLTIGVHGPGVVYALLVG; encoded by the coding sequence ATGGCTGAACAGACGCATGAGCAATGGCTGGAAGAGCTTGCAGCAGATTCCCGCCGCAAGCAGGATGCTTTTATGAATGATATTGCAAATAAGCTGGGACGTCCGCGCGCAATAGAGAAGCCGGTGCATCCGTTCCGCGGGGCCCCAGACTTCTGGCAGGAGTATGAATGGACGCTGGAAGAGCGAATTGAACGGTTTACAGCGAATTTTCATAGCAATGGCGGTCATGTCAGCCATTTGTCTACAATGGACGAGGCCAAGCAATTCATTAAGGATAAGGCGACGGAGCTTGGTGCGCGCTATATGATTAGGCAAAACCAGCCGGAGCTTGCCGAAATGAAGCTGGAGGAAGCACTTCCTAACGTAAGCTTAAGCGTATGGAATAGCGATGAAAATGAAAACTGGAAAGCGCGCGCGGCAGAAGCGGATTTTGGGATTGTTGTAGCTGATTATGCGGCTGCTTATACATCATCTATTGCGGTTTTATCTGGAAAAGACAAGGGGCGTTCAGTCAGCCTGCTCCCAACCGTCCTAATCGTCATTATTCCGCTTGAGCGGCTTAAGACGAAGCTTGGAGAGATTTTAATTCCTCTGGATGAAGCAGGGCGTGAAAGCTTGCCGGCAGGCATTCATTTTATTTCGGGGCCAAGCCGCTCGTCCGATATTGAAAATGATTTGACTATTGGTGTTCATGGTCCCGGCGTCGTTTATGCGCTGCTGGTCGGATAG
- a CDS encoding peptidoglycan-binding domain-containing protein, producing MKWDWSISSRRKLGKTIGALLLAVALMMSMPSTSMAFGKGDHGPDVYVVQGMLKSMGSYAGPINGKFDSLTVKGVKYFQKMHGLPVTGAVDSRTFQSITYAYSQVKFPSGAKAKSGAKGNLRIKGEGGGQGIGGGAGQGGGQGIGGGAGQGGGQGIGGGAGQGGGQGIGGGAGQGGGKGIGGGAGQGGGQGIGGGAGQGGGQGIGGGAGQGGGKGIGGGAGQGGGQGIGGGAGQGRGQGIGGGAGQGGGQGIGGGAGQGGGQGIGGGAGQGGGKGIGGGAGQGGGQGIGGGTGQGGGQGIGGGAGQGGGQGNGGGQAPTTKPAPMVTPAPTTVPAPATPAPTVAPKPKSYY from the coding sequence ATGAAATGGGACTGGAGCATTTCCTCTCGCAGGAAATTGGGAAAAACGATTGGGGCCTTACTTCTGGCTGTTGCCTTGATGATGAGCATGCCGAGCACGAGCATGGCTTTTGGAAAAGGTGATCATGGGCCGGATGTGTATGTCGTTCAAGGGATGCTGAAATCAATGGGAAGCTATGCTGGCCCAATCAACGGAAAATTCGACAGCTTGACCGTAAAGGGAGTCAAATATTTTCAGAAAATGCACGGTCTTCCAGTAACTGGTGCGGTCGACAGCCGGACGTTCCAATCCATTACTTATGCTTACAGCCAAGTAAAGTTCCCTTCGGGAGCAAAGGCTAAAAGCGGAGCGAAGGGCAACCTCCGCATTAAAGGAGAAGGCGGAGGCCAAGGCATCGGCGGCGGAGCCGGTCAAGGCGGAGGCCAAGGTATTGGCGGCGGAGCCGGTCAAGGCGGAGGCCAAGGTATCGGCGGCGGAGCAGGCCAAGGCGGAGGCCAAGGAATCGGCGGCGGAGCCGGTCAAGGCGGAGGCAAAGGCATTGGTGGCGGAGCAGGCCAAGGCGGAGGCCAAGGTATCGGCGGCGGAGCCGGTCAAGGCGGAGGCCAAGGTATTGGCGGCGGAGCCGGTCAAGGCGGAGGCAAAGGCATCGGCGGCGGAGCCGGTCAAGGCGGCGGCCAAGGCATTGGTGGCGGAGCCGGTCAAGGCAGAGGCCAAGGAATCGGCGGCGGAGCTGGTCAAGGCGGAGGCCAAGGTATTGGTGGCGGAGCCGGTCAAGGCGGAGGCCAAGGCATCGGTGGCGGAGCCGGTCAAGGCGGAGGCAAAGGTATCGGCGGCGGAGCCGGTCAAGGCGGAGGCCAAGGAATCGGTGGCGGAACGGGTCAAGGCGGAGGCCAAGGAATCGGTGGCGGAGCTGGTCAAGGCGGAGGCCAAGGCAACGGTGGAGGCCAAGCTCCTACTACTAAGCCTGCTCCAATGGTAACGCCAGCGCCAACTACAGTTCCGGCTCCAGCAACACCTGCGCCAACTGTAGCGCCAAAACCAAAATCATATTACTAA
- the rsmB gene encoding 16S rRNA (cytosine(967)-C(5))-methyltransferase RsmB, translated as MSEQKQVNPAQGRRPQAGGKSGSKSRTAGAAKGQASSRSNQAAGQAGARKSSSTRVPRTPRELALDILVSVAGAGAYSNLKLNQSLQDANLSRADAGLATELVYGTIQHQRTLDYWLARFVAKGFNKLQPWVHQLLRMSAYQLLYLDRIPVHAAVNEAVAIAKKRGHQGISGMVNGVLRSMDRSRAELVPSAIKAGSPAEKLAILHSYPDWLVKRWVLAYGEQTAEAICAAGNDSPHGSVRVNSVRGTRAEAIEQLAELGLDAEASPLASAGITIRRGGNLVETAGFREGLWTMQDESSMLVAEVVAPAAGMQVLDCCAAPGGKTTHLAELMGNKGKVWANDLHPHKRQLIIDQSSRLGLTNVEAITSDAAQLSERFASGSMDAVLLDAPCSGFGVIRRKPEIKWTKTAADVAAIADIQRELLEAVSGLVKPGGVLVYSTCTIERSENEEQVERFLQAHPEFELDRNWPESVLHALQEAGAIDEAFKGYAQLLPQHYGSDGFFIARILRRA; from the coding sequence ATGAGTGAGCAGAAGCAGGTGAATCCTGCGCAAGGACGCCGCCCGCAGGCTGGGGGCAAATCAGGCAGCAAGTCCCGCACTGCCGGGGCTGCTAAAGGACAAGCGTCCAGCCGGAGCAATCAAGCGGCAGGTCAGGCGGGAGCGCGCAAAAGCAGCTCGACGCGTGTACCTCGTACGCCAAGGGAGCTGGCGCTGGATATTTTGGTAAGTGTTGCTGGGGCTGGTGCCTACAGCAATCTCAAGCTCAACCAGTCGCTGCAGGATGCTAATCTATCTCGTGCGGATGCGGGCCTTGCTACAGAGCTCGTATACGGGACGATTCAGCATCAGCGCACACTCGATTATTGGCTGGCGCGATTCGTGGCAAAGGGCTTTAATAAGCTGCAGCCATGGGTTCATCAGCTGCTGCGGATGAGTGCTTACCAGCTGCTGTATTTGGACCGGATTCCGGTGCATGCCGCAGTTAACGAAGCGGTTGCCATTGCCAAGAAGCGGGGACATCAAGGTATTTCCGGCATGGTCAATGGGGTGCTGCGCAGTATGGATCGCAGCCGTGCAGAGCTTGTACCGTCTGCAATTAAAGCTGGATCACCGGCGGAAAAACTCGCGATCCTTCATTCCTATCCCGACTGGCTCGTTAAGCGCTGGGTGCTCGCTTACGGCGAGCAAACGGCTGAAGCCATTTGCGCAGCGGGCAATGATTCTCCGCATGGAAGCGTACGGGTCAATTCCGTACGAGGAACAAGGGCTGAAGCGATTGAGCAGCTTGCTGAGCTTGGACTTGACGCCGAAGCATCGCCGCTTGCTTCCGCAGGCATTACGATTCGCCGCGGCGGCAATTTGGTGGAGACGGCCGGTTTCCGTGAAGGGCTGTGGACGATGCAAGATGAAAGTTCCATGCTCGTAGCTGAGGTCGTCGCACCAGCAGCCGGCATGCAGGTGCTGGATTGCTGCGCCGCTCCGGGAGGCAAAACGACGCATTTGGCTGAGCTCATGGGCAATAAAGGCAAAGTGTGGGCGAACGATTTGCACCCGCATAAACGGCAGCTTATTATTGACCAGTCTTCGCGGCTCGGTTTGACGAACGTGGAGGCTATAACAAGCGATGCAGCGCAGCTGTCTGAGCGTTTTGCCAGCGGCTCAATGGATGCTGTGCTGCTGGATGCGCCTTGCTCAGGCTTTGGCGTCATCCGGAGAAAGCCGGAAATCAAGTGGACGAAGACGGCTGCTGATGTAGCAGCTATTGCGGACATTCAGCGCGAGCTGCTTGAAGCGGTGAGCGGTCTGGTTAAGCCTGGCGGTGTGCTCGTCTACAGCACATGTACCATTGAACGGTCCGAAAATGAGGAGCAGGTAGAGCGTTTTCTGCAGGCGCATCCTGAATTTGAGCTGGACCGCAACTGGCCGGAATCTGTTCTCCATGCTTTGCAGGAGGCAGGTGCGATTGATGAGGCGTTTAAAGGCTATGCGCAGCTGCTTCCGCAGCATTACGGCAGCGATGGTTTCTTCATTGCCCGCATACTGAGACGCGCCTAA
- the coaBC gene encoding bifunctional phosphopantothenoylcysteine decarboxylase/phosphopantothenate--cysteine ligase CoaBC yields MLTNKTIILGITGGIAAYKAATLCSRLVQAGAKVHVIMTESAARFITPLTLQTLSRNPVHIDTFDERDPAVVSHIHLADHADLIVIAPATANVIGKMANGLADDMLSTTLLAATSPVLVAPAMNVHMYEHPAVARNLQTLADRGVMFVDPGEGQLACGYVAKGRLAEPEEIVHAIEEWFSRSRKLAGKHVLVTAGGTVERLDPVRYLTNDSSGKMGFAIAEAAKLMGAEVTVVAGRTTVEPPAGVKLVRVESAQQMLDAVTVHFETADIVVKAAAVADYRPTQQQEQKLKKTGETLTLELERTTDILQLLGERKTHQLLVGFAAETQQIAHYAMDKLARKNCDLIVANDVSAEGAGFNGDTNVVQLFGKEGLIEALPLLSKRETARRILEVAVQRHSQLAKQRSFGE; encoded by the coding sequence TTGCTTACCAATAAAACAATTATATTAGGAATTACTGGCGGAATCGCCGCCTATAAAGCGGCTACGCTTTGCAGCCGGCTGGTGCAGGCAGGGGCTAAGGTGCATGTCATTATGACTGAATCCGCCGCCCGTTTCATTACGCCGCTGACGCTCCAGACGCTTTCGCGCAATCCGGTGCATATCGACACCTTTGACGAGAGGGACCCAGCGGTTGTGTCGCATATTCATTTGGCCGATCATGCGGACCTCATCGTTATTGCTCCCGCCACTGCAAATGTCATTGGCAAAATGGCAAATGGGCTAGCCGATGATATGCTCAGCACGACGCTGCTTGCGGCAACGAGCCCGGTGCTTGTGGCCCCAGCTATGAATGTGCATATGTATGAGCATCCGGCCGTGGCGCGAAATTTACAGACGCTAGCGGATCGCGGCGTTATGTTCGTGGACCCAGGCGAGGGACAGCTTGCCTGTGGTTATGTGGCCAAAGGAAGGCTGGCCGAGCCAGAGGAAATTGTACATGCGATCGAAGAGTGGTTTAGCCGCAGCCGCAAGCTTGCAGGCAAGCATGTGCTCGTTACCGCTGGCGGCACGGTGGAACGGCTTGATCCGGTGCGATATTTGACTAATGATTCATCAGGCAAAATGGGCTTTGCCATCGCGGAGGCAGCGAAGCTGATGGGCGCAGAGGTTACCGTTGTCGCGGGGCGGACGACTGTAGAACCGCCTGCAGGCGTAAAGCTGGTGCGGGTTGAATCTGCGCAGCAAATGCTGGATGCGGTCACCGTGCATTTTGAAACGGCTGACATCGTCGTTAAAGCGGCGGCTGTTGCCGATTACCGCCCAACCCAGCAGCAGGAGCAGAAGTTAAAAAAGACGGGCGAGACGCTCACCCTTGAGCTGGAGCGCACGACGGATATTTTGCAGCTGCTTGGCGAGCGCAAGACGCATCAGCTGCTCGTTGGCTTCGCCGCCGAAACCCAGCAGATCGCGCATTATGCGATGGATAAGCTGGCGCGCAAAAACTGCGATCTCATCGTAGCCAATGATGTGAGCGCGGAAGGCGCAGGCTTCAACGGCGATACGAACGTTGTGCAGCTGTTTGGAAAGGAAGGCTTGATAGAGGCGCTGCCTTTATTGTCTAAACGCGAGACGGCAAGGCGCATTTTGGAAGTTGCGGTGCAGCGGCATTCACAGCTTGCTAAGCAAAGGAGCTTTGGCGAATGA
- the priA gene encoding primosomal protein N': MIARVIVDVPSRQTDRPFDYEVPAEMSSWIEVGSRVGVPFGGRVLQGFVVELAEEAEVDSRRLKAVAELLDPLPPLLPDLIGLAKWMSDKYCCSWTTALQAMIPAALKGKAERYVSLNEATDEEQEQLASRLPQELLDMLSRQRQTKLEALKERFPQYAPDIKAALEEGVLLEQIAIRDRLAIRKVLTVFPPTDKEAAAEALAAWPAKAGKQRDLLAFMLERGEPIALQALLAEAGGSPASVRAIAGKGLLELREIEQQRDPYASREFERTVPLPLTEGQQSVYTRIAEAVTRGEPQVLLLHGVTGSGKTEVYLQAIQHCLKQGKQAIVLVPEIALTPQMVERFKGRFGDAVAVLHSRLSNGERYDEWRKIRSRKVQVAIGARSAIFAPFERIGLVIIDEEHESSYKQEESPKYHARDVSVQRARQHGAAVVLGSATPSLESYAAASRRPAEGRESSLLPMPDRVGGRPLPPVTVIDMRAELAAGNRSMFSRKLHEGLVQRLERGEQTVLLLNRRGYSTFVMCRSCGYTALCPHCDISLTYHQKSRLLRCHYCGHAEQAPQTCPSCESEHIRFFGTGTQRVEEELAKLFPGIRVIRMDVDTTTEKNAHEKLLKRFGDREADVLLGTQMVAKGLDFPYVTLVGVIAADTSLNLPDFRSAERTFQLLTQVAGRAGRHQLPGEVVVQTYSPEHYAVTTAQKHDYIRFVEEELKHRGVMGYPPYCRLVLVTMSHEQLALLSSVSEQFAERLRELAADEGVLGPLGAGLPRALEVLGPVASPISRMKDRYRFQCVIKYRGNIDVPALLRGALAPFVAGSPQKLVQFSIDVDPQVIL, encoded by the coding sequence ATGATTGCCAGAGTGATAGTAGACGTGCCGAGCCGCCAAACGGATCGGCCATTCGATTATGAGGTTCCTGCGGAAATGTCCAGCTGGATTGAGGTGGGAAGCCGGGTCGGCGTGCCCTTCGGCGGCCGCGTGCTGCAAGGCTTCGTAGTGGAGCTGGCGGAGGAGGCTGAAGTTGACAGTCGCCGCCTCAAGGCGGTTGCCGAGCTGCTTGATCCGCTGCCGCCGCTGCTTCCTGACCTGATCGGGCTAGCCAAATGGATGAGCGACAAATATTGCTGCTCCTGGACAACCGCGCTGCAAGCGATGATTCCCGCTGCGCTTAAAGGCAAAGCTGAGCGTTATGTGTCATTGAACGAAGCGACAGACGAGGAACAGGAGCAGCTTGCAAGCCGTTTGCCGCAGGAGCTGCTGGATATGCTCTCGCGGCAGCGGCAGACGAAGCTGGAAGCGCTGAAGGAGCGGTTTCCGCAATATGCGCCGGATATTAAAGCGGCGCTGGAGGAAGGCGTGCTGCTTGAGCAGATAGCGATTCGCGACCGTCTGGCCATTCGCAAGGTGCTGACGGTGTTTCCGCCAACAGATAAGGAAGCGGCTGCGGAAGCATTGGCAGCATGGCCAGCAAAGGCGGGCAAGCAGCGCGATCTGCTTGCCTTTATGCTGGAGCGTGGCGAGCCCATTGCGCTGCAAGCGCTGCTTGCAGAAGCAGGCGGATCGCCAGCGAGCGTGCGTGCGATTGCTGGCAAAGGCTTGCTGGAGCTGCGGGAAATAGAGCAGCAGCGCGATCCTTATGCGAGCCGCGAGTTTGAGCGGACGGTTCCGCTGCCGCTCACCGAAGGGCAGCAGAGCGTTTACACCCGCATAGCAGAGGCGGTCACGCGCGGCGAGCCGCAAGTATTGCTGCTGCATGGCGTGACGGGCAGCGGCAAAACCGAGGTCTATTTGCAAGCGATCCAGCATTGTCTAAAGCAAGGCAAGCAGGCGATTGTGCTTGTCCCGGAAATTGCGCTTACCCCGCAGATGGTCGAGCGGTTTAAAGGGCGCTTTGGCGATGCGGTAGCAGTGCTGCACAGCCGCTTGTCAAATGGGGAGCGCTATGATGAATGGCGCAAAATTAGAAGCCGCAAAGTACAGGTAGCCATTGGCGCCCGCTCGGCGATTTTTGCCCCCTTTGAGCGCATTGGCCTCGTCATTATTGATGAGGAGCATGAGTCTTCCTACAAGCAGGAGGAGAGCCCGAAATATCATGCAAGAGATGTATCTGTGCAGCGCGCAAGGCAGCATGGCGCAGCTGTCGTATTAGGCTCGGCGACGCCATCGCTTGAATCGTATGCGGCTGCGAGCCGGCGTCCTGCAGAAGGGCGCGAATCATCGCTGCTGCCTATGCCGGATCGGGTTGGGGGCAGGCCGCTGCCGCCCGTAACGGTCATTGACATGCGTGCGGAGCTTGCGGCAGGCAACCGCTCGATGTTCAGCCGCAAGCTGCATGAAGGGCTTGTACAGCGGCTGGAACGCGGCGAGCAGACTGTGCTGCTGCTCAATCGGCGCGGTTATTCCACCTTCGTCATGTGCCGTTCCTGCGGCTACACGGCGCTTTGTCCGCACTGCGATATTTCGCTGACGTATCATCAGAAGTCGCGGCTGCTGCGCTGCCATTATTGCGGTCATGCGGAGCAGGCGCCGCAAACCTGCCCGTCCTGCGAAAGCGAGCATATCCGTTTTTTTGGTACGGGGACGCAGCGCGTAGAAGAGGAGCTTGCCAAGCTGTTTCCCGGCATTCGGGTTATTCGGATGGATGTGGACACGACGACGGAGAAAAACGCGCATGAGAAGCTGCTGAAGCGCTTCGGCGACCGTGAAGCGGATGTGCTGCTTGGCACGCAGATGGTAGCGAAGGGGCTTGATTTTCCATACGTAACGCTAGTGGGTGTTATTGCAGCGGATACGTCGCTGAATTTGCCGGATTTTCGCTCAGCGGAACGGACGTTTCAGCTGCTTACACAGGTGGCAGGCCGTGCTGGCCGCCATCAGCTGCCAGGGGAGGTCGTTGTCCAGACTTATTCACCCGAGCATTACGCGGTTACAACCGCGCAAAAGCATGATTACATTCGGTTTGTCGAAGAGGAGCTCAAGCATCGCGGCGTCATGGGCTACCCGCCTTATTGCCGGCTTGTGCTGGTCACGATGTCGCATGAGCAGCTTGCGCTGCTGTCCTCGGTGTCAGAGCAGTTTGCGGAGCGGCTGCGCGAGCTGGCAGCCGACGAAGGCGTATTAGGACCGCTTGGAGCGGGTTTGCCGCGTGCGCTTGAGGTGCTTGGGCCAGTTGCATCGCCTATATCGAGAATGAAAGATCGCTACCGTTTTCAATGTGTGATAAAATATCGGGGGAACATTGATGTGCCTGCGCTGCTGCGCGGCGCGCTTGCGCCATTCGTTGCAGGCTCGCCTCAGAAGCTCGTGCAGTTCAGCATTGATGTAGATCCGCAAGTCATATTATAG
- a CDS encoding FadR/GntR family transcriptional regulator, with translation MQVTKLTKRNHYEEITAQIKALIVDGELKAGDKLPSTKEMSERFGVGRSTTREALSALKAMGLIDIRQGGGCTVISTLPAEFELPELQSLRMNRQTLLELLEARQTFEVSNAAIASSKRTADDLAVLKELVVQMKAAAGNDLEGERTDLLFHLTLVKATHNTILVQLFETVMNQVETAIREIRRVELYANRSVAEQLYEEHLAIYKAVEAQDAEAASLAMRQHLHHVESILMKYV, from the coding sequence TTGCAAGTAACGAAGCTGACAAAGCGGAACCATTACGAGGAAATAACGGCGCAAATTAAGGCTTTGATCGTTGATGGGGAGCTTAAGGCCGGAGACAAGCTGCCTTCCACTAAGGAGATGTCCGAGCGCTTTGGGGTAGGGCGGTCTACGACTAGGGAGGCGCTTAGTGCGCTTAAAGCGATGGGCCTTATTGACATTCGCCAAGGTGGCGGCTGTACGGTCATAAGCACGCTGCCTGCGGAGTTTGAGCTGCCCGAGCTGCAATCGCTGCGTATGAATCGCCAAACCTTATTGGAGCTGCTGGAGGCGCGCCAAACGTTTGAGGTATCGAATGCTGCTATCGCTTCTTCGAAAAGGACGGCGGACGATCTGGCCGTGCTGAAGGAGCTTGTCGTCCAAATGAAGGCAGCTGCGGGCAATGATCTGGAAGGGGAACGCACCGACCTGCTATTCCATTTGACGCTTGTTAAGGCGACGCATAATACGATTTTGGTACAGCTTTTCGAGACGGTCATGAACCAGGTGGAAACCGCCATTCGCGAAATTCGCAGGGTGGAGCTGTATGCGAACCGCTCGGTTGCGGAGCAGCTTTACGAGGAGCATTTGGCCATTTATAAGGCGGTTGAAGCGCAGGACGCCGAGGCGGCGTCGCTGGCGATGCGGCAGCATCTGCATCACGTCGAAAGCATTTTGATGAAATATGTTTGA